The genomic region GACGCAGTCCGTTCCTGTCGCCGGTTCCGTGCCGCGCCATATCGCCGTCATCCTTGACGGCAACGGGCGCTGGGCCACCCGTCGGCACCTGCCCCGCGCCGCCGGCCACCGCAAGGGGGTCGAGGCCGTGCGCACCACGGTCGAGGGCTGTGCCCGGCGCGGTGTCGAATTCCTGACGCTCTTTGCCTTCAGTTCCGAGAACTGGCGTCGCCCCGCCGACGAGGTGTCGCTGCTGATGCGGCTCTTCCTGTCGGCGCTGCAGCGTGAAGTGGCGCTGCTGGATCGCAACGGCATCCGTCTGCGGATCGTCGGCGATCTGGCGCGCTTCGAGCCCCGCCTGCAGAAGATGATCGCCGATGCGGAGGCACGCACGGCGCAGAACACCCGGATGACGCTGACCATCGCCGCCAACTATGGCGGCCGCTGGGACATCCTGCAGGCCGGCAACGCGCTGCTGCGCGAAAGGGCGGCCAAGGGAGTGCCCGCCGATCAGCCCGTCACCGAGGCTGAACTGGCCAGCCACCTGTCACTGGCCTATGCACCCGAGCCGGATCTCTTCATCCGCACCGGGGGCGAGCAGCGCATCAGCAACTTCCTGCTCTGGCAGCTCGCTTACACCGAGCTGTACTTCTGCGAGTGCTTCTGGCCCGAGTTCAACGACGAGCGCCTGCAGGAAGCCATCCAGTGGTATGGCCAGCGCGAGCGTCGTTTCGGACGGACCAGCGTTCAGACCCGGCAGGACGCGGCACGGTGATCCGTCGCCACTCCCTTTCATTCTTCGCAGGAGGCGCCTTGTCATGCTGAAACAGCGCGTCATCACCGCTCTTATCCTGCTGGCCGTCATCATTGGCGTGCTGGCACTGGGTGGCACCACGGCTTGGGGGGTGCTGATGCTGCCCGTCATGGCGCTGGCCATCCATGAATGGACCCGTCTGCTGGGACGTCAGGCCTCGCCTGCACTGCCCATTTCGCTGGCTGTTGCCATCGCCTATGGCGCCTGGCGCAGCGATGCCACTCCCGCCCCGGAATGGCTGGTGCCGGTGCTGGGCATCGGCGTGCTGGCCTGGATCTTCGTGGCTTTTCGCTCGGTGTTCCGGGTGAGGCCGTCCTGCAGTTCTCCCTGGCTGGCCGCCTTCAGCATGCTGTTGCTGTGGGTGTCGCTCTTCGAGCTGCGCAACCTGGGGGCCGGCGTGCTGATTTCCGCCATGGCCATCGTCTGGCTGGCCGACATCGGCGCCTATTTCAGTGGTCGTGCCTTCGGGCGGCGCAAGCTGGCACCGCGCGTCTCGCCGGGCAAGACCTGGGAGGGCGTGGCCGGTGGTGCCGTGCTGTGTATCGGGACGGCACTGGTCGTGGCCCGAGCCGGGGCAGGGGCCGCCGAGGGCAGCCTGCCGCTGTTTTCCACCGTCGTTGCCCAGCACCTGGGGCTGATCGGCATGGCGATCGTGCTGATGCTGCTGGTGCTGCTGTCGGTCATGGGGGACCTGTACGAGAGCCTGCTCAAGCGCCATGCCGGTGTCAAGGACAGCGGCACGTGCCTGCCGGGCCATGGGGGCATGTTCGACCGCATCGATGCGCTCGTGCCCACCATGCCGCTGTGCCTGCTCATCTGGCTGCTGATGGTGCATTGAACGTCCATCAGCGCAACGAGAGGCCGGACGTCGTCGGCCCGCCCGCCCAGTCCCTGCCTGGCGGCCGTTCCCTGCCTCAATCCAACCATACACATGAAGACCATCTCCGTTCTGGGCGCCACCGGTTCCATTGGTGACAGCACGCTCGATGTCGTGGCCCGCCACCCCGACCGTTATCGGGTGCACGCGCTGTCGGCTCATCGCAATGTCGACAAGCTGCTGACGCTGGCTGTGCGGCACCGACCCGAGGTGCTGGCTGTGTCGGATGCCCAGGCTGCCGCCGGATTCGAGGCCCGGCTGCGTGCGGCTGGTGTCACGGCCCGGCTGGCCGTCGGCCCCGACGAGCTGGTCGAGGTGGCCGGCACGCCGGGCATCGATGCGGTCATGGCCGCCATCGTCGGGGCGGCGGGCCTGGCGCCCACGCTGGCGGCGGCGCGCGGCGCACGCTCGGTGCTGCTGGCCAACAAGGAATCCATCGTCATGGCTGGCGCACTTTTTGGCGCCGCCTGCCGCCAGTCCGGTGTCACGCTGCTGCCGGTCGATAGCGAGCACAATGCCATCTTCCAGTGCCTGCCGGATCGCGCTACTGGCGTGGACTCCCGCCGTGCCGTCCGACGCCTGATCCTTACCGCCTCGGGCGGGCCGTTCCGGACCTGGACGCCGGAGAGAATTGCCGCCGCCACGCCCGAGCAGGCCTGCAAGCATCCCAAGTGGTCGATGGGCCGCAAGATCTCGGTCGACTCGGCCACGCTCATGAACAAGGGGCTGGAGCTGATCGAGGCCCAGTTCCTCTTCGACATGCCGTCCGAGCAGCTGGATGTGATCATCCATCCGCAGAGCATCATCCATTCCATGGTGGAATATGTCGACGGCTCGGTATTGGCGCAGCTGGGTAATCCCGACATGCGGGTTCCCATTGCCCATGCGCTGGCCTATCCCGAACGCTTCGACAGTGGCGTCAGCTCCCTGGATCTGGTGGCGGCCGGCACGCTGCAGTTCGAGGAGCCCGACGAGACGCGCTTCCCGTGCCTGCGCCTGGCCCGTGAGGCCATGCGGGCCGGCGGCGGTGCTCCCTGCGTGCTCAACGCGGCCAACGAGGTGAGCGTGCAGAACTTCCTCGACGGCCGCGTGGGTTTTGCCGATATTGCCCGGATCAACGAGGCCGTGCTGACGGCGCTGGGCAACCCCGCGGCGCCCGACTCGCTGGCCGATACCCTGGCACTGGACGCCACCGCACGCCTGCTGGCCGAGCAGCAGATCGCCGCCTGAGCGCTTTCGTTGCCTTGGGGCTATCACCGCCTGGGCTTTTTGACGGGCAACCGGGCGATGGCGCGACCGAGTGGCTGAGCAGCGGGGCGGCTGAGCAAGCCGATCGGCCCGGAAAGCCTGGGTGTCCCGGGGGGGCATCCGTCGCCGGGCCCGGCTCGGGCTGGCCTGCAAGGGCGGCTGCCGGTCGGTCCGGACCATCCGGTCAGGCGGCGTGCCTTGTGCTTTGCGGCATGATGCCCTATCTGTCAGGGGTGGGGACGTTCGGCCCCCATCCCTTCAATACCCCGAATTCCGCCGGAGTCTGCGCCGATGACCACCCTGATTGCCTTTCTCTTTGCCTTGGGCGTGCTGGTGTTCGTGCACGAGCTGGGTCACTACCTGGTGGCCCGCTGGTGTGGCGTCAAGATCCTGCGCTTCTCCATCGGCTTCGGCAAGCCGCTGCTGACCTGGAAAGTTGGCAAGGATCAGACCGAATGGAGCCTGTCGCCCATTCCGCTGGGCGGCTACGTGCGCATGCTCGATGAAGAAGAGGGGGGAGAGATCGACCCGGCCGAGGTGCATCGCGCCTTCAACCGGCTGCCGCTGCTCAAGCGCTCGGCCGTCGTCATCGCCGGTCCGGCTGCCAACTTCCTTCTGGCCATCGTGCTGTATGCGGTGCTGGGCATGGCCGGCCTGCAGGAGCCCGCGCCGGTGCTGGCCACCCCGCCTGCTGGCACGGCCGCGGCATCTGCCGGCATCCAGGAGGGTGAACGGGTCCTGACGGTCGATGGCCATGCCGTCCAGTCCTTCAGTGAGATGCGCCTGAAGATGATCGATCCGATCGTCGAGCGTCGCCCGATCGTGCTGGAGGTGGAGGGGCCTGATGGCCGTCACCATCGCAGCATCCCCACCAGCGGCCTACCGGCCGGCGAACTGGAGCGTGATTTCACCCGCACGCTGGGCGTGGATCTGAAGGCTGGTCTGGTGCAGGTGGCCTCGGTGGAAGAGGGCAGCGCCGCGGCCCGCGCCGGTCTGCAGCTGGGTGACCAGGTGCTGCGCGTGAATGGCCAGCCCATCTCGCGCGCCCAGCAGCTCATCCAGCAGGTGCAGGCTTCGGATGACACCAGGCCGCTGCAGCTGCTGGTACGCCGTGGCAACGGCGAGATCACCGTACCGGTCACGCCGCAGCTCGTCTACGAGCAGGACGCTCAGGACGCTGGCGCACCGCCGCTGCGCAAGGGGCGTATCGGTGCCGGTCTGGTGCAGCAGTTCGAAATGGTGACGGTGGATCTGGGGCCGATCGAGGCGCTGGGCTACGGGGCCACGAAGACCTGGGAGATGTCGGTCTTCTCGCTGCGGATGCTGGGCAAGATGGTGGTGGGCAGCCTGTCCTGGAAAAACCTTTCCGGTCCTGTGGCCATTGCCGACTATGCCGGGCAGTCCGCTGCCATCGGCTGGTTTGCCTATGTGGGCTTCATGGCCCTGATCAGCGTGAGCCTGGGTGTGCTGAATCTGCTGCCGGTGCCCGTGCTCGATGGCGGGCGTTTGGTATATTACGCGCTCGAAGCGCTCAAAGGCAGCCCGTTTTCCGAGCGTTTCCGGCAGGTCACCATGCAGGTGGGCCTTGTCATGGTGGTCGGCCTGATGATCGTCGCACTCTTCAACGATCTCTCCCGCCTGTTCGGGTGACGCGCCGGCCACAGTCATTTCCACAGAATCTCTGACTGCGCGATAGACGATTCCGGCTGCCTTGGTCTCGCGCCGAGGAACCGGGTATCAAACACGCGATTTTCCCCCCTTGGGCCAGCCACGGTGCCGCCGTCGTGCTGGCCGGCCTGGCCACCCTGGCGTGGTCGGCCCAGGCCCTGGCGTTCTCGCCGTTCGTCATCCGCGACATCCGCGTACAGGGCCTGCAGCGTACCGAAGCCGGTACCGTCTTCGGCTATCTGCCCATCCGCGTCGGCGACGAGTTCACGCCGGCGCGCGCCAGCGAGGCGATCAAGGCCCTCTACGCCACCGGCTTCTTCAAGGACGTGCAGCTCGCGCGTGACGGCGAGGTGCTGGTGGTACGGGTGGAGGAACGCCCGGCCATTGCCTCCGTCGACGTGAGCGGTTCGCGCGAGTTCGATGCCGAGGCGCTGAAGAAGGCCATGCGCCAGGCCGGTCTGGCCGAGGCACGCATCTTCGACCGCTCGGTGCTGGATCGGGCCGAGCAGGAGATCCGCCGTCAGTACCTGTCGCGCGGCAAGTATTCGGTCAAGATCACCTCGGCCGTCACGCCGCTGGCCCGCAACCGGGTGGCGGTGTCGCTGGCCATCGACGAGGGTGCCAGCGCCCGCATTGCCCAGATCCGCATCCTGGGCAACAAGGTGTTCAAGGAATCCGAGCTGCTCGACCAGATCAAGCTCACCACGCCCAACTGGCTGTCCTGGTACACCAAGACCGACCAGTATTCGCGCGAGAAGCTGGCCGGCGACCTGGAGACGCTGCGTTCGTTCTACCTGAACCGCGGCTATCTGGAGTTCGGGATCGAGTCCACGCAGGTCTCCATCGACCCGGACCGCGAGAAGGTCTACGTCACGCTCACCATCCGGGAAGGCGAGCGCTACAAGGTCCGCGACCTCAAGTTCGGCGGCAACACCTTGGGGCGCGAGGAGCAGTTCCGCAAGGCGCTGGCGCTGAGGCCGGGTGACACCTTCTCGGGCGAGAAGCTTACCCAGAGCGAGAAGAAGATCACCGACGACCTGGGGGCCATCGGCTACGCCTTTGCCAGCGTCAACCCGGTGCCCACCATCGACCGGGAGAAGCGCGAGGTCGACTACACGCTGAACATCGACCCGGGCCGACGTGCCTACGTGCGGCGCATCACCATTGCCGGCAACCAGCGCACCCGTGACGAGGTCATCCGCCGCGAGCTGCGCCAGTTCGAGGGGGCCTGGTTCGATTCCGACAAGATTGCGCTTTCGCGTGACCGGGTCGAGCGTCTGGGCTACTTCCAGGACGTGCAGATCTCCAATGTGCCGGTGCCGGGCGTGCCGGACCAGGTGGATCTGCTGGTGAAGGTCACCGAACGCCCCACCGGCAACATGACCTTCGGTGCCGGCTACTCCACGACCGACAAGCTGCTCCTGCAGGTGGCGCTGAACGAGCCCAACTTCCTGGGGACCGGCAACACCTTCGGCGTCGAAGTCAACACCGGCCAGACCCAGCGCACTGCCTCGGTTTCCTATGTGGACCCGTACTTCACCAACGATGGCGTGAGCCTGGGAGCCGATCTTTACTCCCGCACCTTCAATGCCTCCAACTCGGGCCTGGGCGACTACCGCATCCGCTCCTCGGGCGCGGGCCTGCGGCTGGGCATCCCGTACACCGAGCTGGACCGCCTCAGCTTCGGCCTCGTCTTCGAGCAGAACCAGATCAAGCCGGGCACCACGGGGCTGCCGCAGCGCTACATCGACTACGTGAACCAGTTCGGCACCACCAGCGATGCGTGGCTGCTCACCTTCGGCTGGTCGCGTGACTCGCGTGACAGCGGCTACATGCCCACGCGCGGCCGACTGCAGCGCTTCAATTTCGACGTGACCTTCCCGGGGCAGGATCTGTCCTACTACCGGGCCACCTACCAGCATGCCTGGTACATCCCCGTCACGAAGGACTACACCTGGCTGCTGTCCGCTGACCTCGGCTATGGCCGCGGCTTCGGGGGCAAGCCCTATCCGGTGTTCAAGAACTTCTACGCCGGCGGCATCGGCTCGGTGCGGGGCTTCGGCTCCAACAGCCTGGGCCCGCGCGACGTGAAGGACAACAGCGCGCTGGGGGGCAACGCCTCGTTCGTGGCCAGCACCGAGCTGCTCTTCCCGCTGCCGGGCACCGGCAACGACAAGACGGTGCGTGCCTTCCTGTTCGCCGATGCGGGCAACGTCTTCGACAATCACTATGATTTCGGCGATCTGCGCTATTCGGCCGGTATCGGCATCAGCTGGTTCGCGCCCATCGGGGCTGACATCAAGCTGTCGTTGGGCTACCCGCTCAAGCGCAAGCCCGGTGACGATACCCAGCGCGTGCAGTTCCAGCTCGGCACCTCGTTCTGACGAGGCTGCAACCGGCGGCGTGCCCCGGCCCTTGACGGGGCGGGCACCCGTCGGGCAGGCACGGCGCCATGCGCCCGGCATTGCGCATGCAGTTTGCCGAAGTGTGCAAGAATCACCCGTCGAGTGTCCGGGTGCCCGGCCACGGCACAGGTCCTTCCCGTGCCCACAGGCCCCGCGCCCTCCCATCGAACCCAAACCGAGTTTTTCTACCCATGACCTTTTCCATCCCGAAGACCCCCCGCTTTTCTACGCTTCACCGGGCCGCGCTGGCCTGCGCGCTGACGGTCGGCCTGGCTTCCGTGGCCGGACCGGCCATGGCCCAGACCAGCCCCCGCATCGGCTTCGTCAGCACCGAGCGCATCATGCGTGACTCGGCGCCGGCCAAGGCCGCCCAGGCCAAGATCGAGAAGGACTTCTCGCGCCGCGACAAGGAGATCCAGGATCTCGGCGCCCGCCTGCGTACCGCCTCCGAGCACTTCGAGAAGGAGAGCGCGGTCATGTCCGACAGCGACCGTGCCCGTCGCCAGCGTGAGCTCTCCGACATGGATCGGGACTTCCAGCGTCGCCAGCGCGAGTTCCGCGAGGACCTGAACCAGCGCCGCAACGAAGAGCTGACCGCCGTGCTGGACAAGGCCAACCGGGCCATCAAGACCATCGCCGAGCGCGACAAGTTCGACCTGATCCTGCAGGACGCCGTCTACGTGAGTCCCAAGCTGGACATCACCGACAGCGTGATCAAGCAGCTCAACGCCGGTCGCTGATCCGTCATGCCCCAGGGCTGGCCGCCTCTTGAGCGGGCGGTCCTGGCCTGACCGGCCGGCCGGGTGTGATGCACCTGGCCACCCCGCGTCACGGCGTCCTGTGGCGCGGTCCGTTCCGTCTGCGCGAAGGCAGGCGGACGTACCATTCCGGAGGGTCCGGCCGGACCCTCCAGCATCTCGGGAGAG from Lautropia mirabilis harbors:
- the uppS gene encoding polyprenyl diphosphate synthase, producing MSFTSSTQSVPVAGSVPRHIAVILDGNGRWATRRHLPRAAGHRKGVEAVRTTVEGCARRGVEFLTLFAFSSENWRRPADEVSLLMRLFLSALQREVALLDRNGIRLRIVGDLARFEPRLQKMIADAEARTAQNTRMTLTIAANYGGRWDILQAGNALLRERAAKGVPADQPVTEAELASHLSLAYAPEPDLFIRTGGEQRISNFLLWQLAYTELYFCECFWPEFNDERLQEAIQWYGQRERRFGRTSVQTRQDAAR
- a CDS encoding phosphatidate cytidylyltransferase, which produces MLKQRVITALILLAVIIGVLALGGTTAWGVLMLPVMALAIHEWTRLLGRQASPALPISLAVAIAYGAWRSDATPAPEWLVPVLGIGVLAWIFVAFRSVFRVRPSCSSPWLAAFSMLLLWVSLFELRNLGAGVLISAMAIVWLADIGAYFSGRAFGRRKLAPRVSPGKTWEGVAGGAVLCIGTALVVARAGAGAAEGSLPLFSTVVAQHLGLIGMAIVLMLLVLLSVMGDLYESLLKRHAGVKDSGTCLPGHGGMFDRIDALVPTMPLCLLIWLLMVH
- a CDS encoding 1-deoxy-D-xylulose-5-phosphate reductoisomerase, yielding MKTISVLGATGSIGDSTLDVVARHPDRYRVHALSAHRNVDKLLTLAVRHRPEVLAVSDAQAAAGFEARLRAAGVTARLAVGPDELVEVAGTPGIDAVMAAIVGAAGLAPTLAAARGARSVLLANKESIVMAGALFGAACRQSGVTLLPVDSEHNAIFQCLPDRATGVDSRRAVRRLILTASGGPFRTWTPERIAAATPEQACKHPKWSMGRKISVDSATLMNKGLELIEAQFLFDMPSEQLDVIIHPQSIIHSMVEYVDGSVLAQLGNPDMRVPIAHALAYPERFDSGVSSLDLVAAGTLQFEEPDETRFPCLRLAREAMRAGGGAPCVLNAANEVSVQNFLDGRVGFADIARINEAVLTALGNPAAPDSLADTLALDATARLLAEQQIAA
- the rseP gene encoding RIP metalloprotease RseP, whose amino-acid sequence is MTTLIAFLFALGVLVFVHELGHYLVARWCGVKILRFSIGFGKPLLTWKVGKDQTEWSLSPIPLGGYVRMLDEEEGGEIDPAEVHRAFNRLPLLKRSAVVIAGPAANFLLAIVLYAVLGMAGLQEPAPVLATPPAGTAAASAGIQEGERVLTVDGHAVQSFSEMRLKMIDPIVERRPIVLEVEGPDGRHHRSIPTSGLPAGELERDFTRTLGVDLKAGLVQVASVEEGSAAARAGLQLGDQVLRVNGQPISRAQQLIQQVQASDDTRPLQLLVRRGNGEITVPVTPQLVYEQDAQDAGAPPLRKGRIGAGLVQQFEMVTVDLGPIEALGYGATKTWEMSVFSLRMLGKMVVGSLSWKNLSGPVAIADYAGQSAAIGWFAYVGFMALISVSLGVLNLLPVPVLDGGRLVYYALEALKGSPFSERFRQVTMQVGLVMVVGLMIVALFNDLSRLFG
- the bamA gene encoding outer membrane protein assembly factor BamA translates to MLAGLATLAWSAQALAFSPFVIRDIRVQGLQRTEAGTVFGYLPIRVGDEFTPARASEAIKALYATGFFKDVQLARDGEVLVVRVEERPAIASVDVSGSREFDAEALKKAMRQAGLAEARIFDRSVLDRAEQEIRRQYLSRGKYSVKITSAVTPLARNRVAVSLAIDEGASARIAQIRILGNKVFKESELLDQIKLTTPNWLSWYTKTDQYSREKLAGDLETLRSFYLNRGYLEFGIESTQVSIDPDREKVYVTLTIREGERYKVRDLKFGGNTLGREEQFRKALALRPGDTFSGEKLTQSEKKITDDLGAIGYAFASVNPVPTIDREKREVDYTLNIDPGRRAYVRRITIAGNQRTRDEVIRRELRQFEGAWFDSDKIALSRDRVERLGYFQDVQISNVPVPGVPDQVDLLVKVTERPTGNMTFGAGYSTTDKLLLQVALNEPNFLGTGNTFGVEVNTGQTQRTASVSYVDPYFTNDGVSLGADLYSRTFNASNSGLGDYRIRSSGAGLRLGIPYTELDRLSFGLVFEQNQIKPGTTGLPQRYIDYVNQFGTTSDAWLLTFGWSRDSRDSGYMPTRGRLQRFNFDVTFPGQDLSYYRATYQHAWYIPVTKDYTWLLSADLGYGRGFGGKPYPVFKNFYAGGIGSVRGFGSNSLGPRDVKDNSALGGNASFVASTELLFPLPGTGNDKTVRAFLFADAGNVFDNHYDFGDLRYSAGIGISWFAPIGADIKLSLGYPLKRKPGDDTQRVQFQLGTSF
- a CDS encoding OmpH family outer membrane protein, with translation MTFSIPKTPRFSTLHRAALACALTVGLASVAGPAMAQTSPRIGFVSTERIMRDSAPAKAAQAKIEKDFSRRDKEIQDLGARLRTASEHFEKESAVMSDSDRARRQRELSDMDRDFQRRQREFREDLNQRRNEELTAVLDKANRAIKTIAERDKFDLILQDAVYVSPKLDITDSVIKQLNAGR